From the genome of Schaalia odontolytica:
GTCAAAAAAGCGGGAATCGCGCTGCTCGCCGCCCAGGCGGCCGCAGTCGTGACCGTGCACGCGATCGACCGCATGCGCACAGCCCGTATCCCCGGTGGCGTGCACGGTTTCCCCACCCTGCCTCCCGCCGACACGCAGATCGGCAACACCGTGGCGCGCACGTACACGGAGGGAACCTCCCTGTACGCGGACATGCTGGAGGCCATCGAAGGGGCAACGCATCACATTTATTTCGAGACCTTCATTTGGCGCTCAGACCGCTGGGGACAACGATTTAAGGACGCACTCATCGCCGCCGCCGAGCGCGGCGTCGAGGTGTTCTGCGTGTGGGACGGCTTCGGCGTCCTCAACCAGGATCCGCGCTTCTACAAGTTCCCCGTCATGCCGAATCTGCACGTGCGTAAGTTCCCGACGCTTCGCTCGGGCTTCTTCACCCTGAATATTCGTCGCACGGGCCAGGATCACCGCAAGATTCTCGTGGTCGACGGCGAGGTCGGCTTCGTGGGCGGCTACAACATCGGCGATCCGTTCGCGAATGAGTGGCGCGACACCCACGTGCGCATCACGGGCGAGGCCGTGTGGGAGCTGGAAAACGGCTTCGTCGACTTCTGGAACCACTTCCGCCCCGCAACCAGCCCCGAGCTACCGGATCAGGGTGCGCGCGCGTGGAGCGCGGACGTGACCGCGCAGTTCAACCTGCCGCACTACCTCCTCTTCCCGATCCGCGGCATGTACATCGACGCGATCGAGCGTGCGACCGACCGTGTGCTCATCACGACGGCGTATTTCATCCCTGACCGCGAGGTCCTCGGTTCCCTGATCGCCGCCGCCCGCCGTGGCGTGCGCGTCCAGGTGTTGATCCCCGAGTATTCCAACCACATTCTGGCGGACTGGGTGGCGCGCCCCTACTACGGCGAGCTGCTGCGCGAGGGCGTGGAGATCTGGTTGTACCGTCACGCGATGGTCCACTCCAAGACGATGACGGTGGACGGTCGCTGGTCGACGATCGGCACGGCGAACATCGACCGCCTGTCGATGCGCGGCAACTACGAGGTGTGCCTGCAGTTCTTCTCTCGCCCGCTGGCTGCGCGCATGGAGGAGATTTTCGCGAACGACCTGACGACGGCCCGCCGCCTGACGATCGACGAGTGGGAGAAGCGCTCGATGATCACCCGCGTCGGCGAGGTGCTGCTGGGTCCCTTCGAGCCCTTCGTCTGAGCCCCGGCCTCGTTACAGGCCGACGGCTGCCAGGCCTCCCTCGAGGAGGTCCGCGAACTGCCGCTCGGTGATGACCGGGACGCCCAGGGCCTCGGCCTTCGCGGCCTTCGAGCCTGCGCCCGGGCCCGCGACCACGAGCGAGGTCTTCTTCGAGACCGAGCCCGCGGCTTTGCCGCCACGCGAAGTGATCGCCTCCTTGGCGCCCTCGCGGTCGTATCCGGGCATCGCGCCCGAGACGACGATCGTCAGACCAGCGAGCACGTCCGAGGCCGGCTCGGGCGCCTCGTCGGCCATGCGCACGCCCGCGCGCGCCCACGCCTCCAGCACCTCCAGGTGCCAGTCGACCGTAAACCAGTCGCGCAGCGATCGGCCGATCTCCTCGCCCACGCCCTCGACGGCGGAGAGTTCCTCGACCGAGGCGGCGCGCAGAGCATCCATCGTCAGGAACTTCTCTGCGAGCGCTCGGGCCGCCGTGGGGCCGACGTGGCGGATGGACAGGGCGACGAGGACGCGCGCGAGGGGCTGGCTCTTGGCCTTGTCCAGCTCGGCGAGCATCTTCTCGGTGCCCTTGGAGGCGCTGGGCTCGATGGGCTCGAAGATGGTCTGTCCGCGCAGCTTGCGGGTCTTGTAGGCCTTCGTCCAGAAGTAGCGAACCTGCTTCCAGTCCCCGGTTTCCTCGCCCTTCTTCTTGACGGGCTTCCACACCATGACGTCGCGCAGATCCTCGGCGCGCAGGTCGAAGAGCGCAGCCTCGGTGCGCAGGGCGGGTGCCTGCGGGGCGGGCAGGAGTTCCTCGGCGCGGGTGATCTGCTCGCCGTGGGGCAGCTCGCGGCCGCCCTCAAGGATGAGGACGGTGCCGTCCTCCAGCGTGACACTGTGGCCGGCGACCAGGGCGGCCGCCACCTCATCACGGTCGTTTTCGGGCTGGGTCATGGCGAGCGCAGACTCGTCGCCGAGGCCCTCCACATCCAGGGCGGATCGGGCGCCGACGTGGGCGAGGCGCTCGGTGATCTGCGCGGGGCACAAACCCTTGTTCGGGCAGCGCAGGTCGACGTCGCCTTCCTTCTCCTGAACGAGCGTCGTCCCGCAGGAGGGGCACTCGGTAGGCATGACGAAGGGACGCTCGGATCCGTTGCGCGCATCCTCGACGGGGGCGACGATCTCGGGGATGACGTCACCGGCCTTGCGCAGGACGACGAGGTCGCCGATGAGGACGCCCTTGCGGGCGACCTCCTGGGCGTTGTGCAGGGTCGCGCGCGCGACGTTCGAGCCCGCAACCAGCACGGATTCCATGACGCCGTACGGGGTCACACGGCCGGTGCGGCCCACCTGGACGCGGATGTCGAGCAGGCGCGTGTGGACCTCTTCGGGCGGGAACTTGTAGGCGGCCGCCCAGCGCGGCGTGCGCGAGGTTGAGCCAAGGGAACGCTGCAGGTCCAGGTCGTTGATCTTGACGACGACGCCGTCGATCTCGTGGACGAGGCCGTGGCGGTCCGCCCCGATCTCGGCGATCCGCTCTTCGATGGCCTCCCGGCCCGTGAGCACGCGGGTGTAGGGCGAGACGGGCAGGCCCCAGTCACGCAGCTGCTCGTACCAGCCCATCTGAGTGGTCGGTTCGGTGAAGTCCTCCCCGGCCTCGACGAAGCCGATGCCGTGCGCGACCATCGCGAGGGGACGCTTGGCGGTCTCGGTCGGGTCTTTTTGGCGCAGGGATCCGGCGGCGGCGTTGCGCGCGTTGACGAAGGTCTTTTCGCCGGCCTCGACCCTTGCCTCGTTGAATGCGGCGAAGTCGGCGACCGGGAAGTAGACCTCGCCGCGCACCTCGATGCGCGTGGGGACGGTGCCGGTCAGGGTCTGTGGAATCGACTTGATCGTCCGGGCGTTAGCGGTCACGTCCTCGCCGACGTAGCCGTCGCCTCGGGTCGCGGCGCGCACGAGACGGCCGTTCTCGTAGAGGAGGTTGATGGACAGGCCATCGACCTTGACCTCGCTCGTCATCTCGAGGTCGGAGATGCCGGTGGCCTCGGCCATGCGGGTCTCCCACCCGGCGAGCTCCTCAAGGGAGAAGACGTCGTCGAGGGACATCATCTGGGCGAGGTGGCGCACCTCGGAGAAACCGGAGTCGACGCTGCCGCCCACGCTCATCGTGGGTGAGTCGGCACCGCGCAGCTGCGGGTATCG
Proteins encoded in this window:
- the ligA gene encoding NAD-dependent DNA ligase LigA, which produces MDPMADSTFETTRDRYNDLVDRINEARAAYYDRDSPTLADADYDRMYREVEEIEERYPQLRGADSPTMSVGGSVDSGFSEVRHLAQMMSLDDVFSLEELAGWETRMAEATGISDLEMTSEVKVDGLSINLLYENGRLVRAATRGDGYVGEDVTANARTIKSIPQTLTGTVPTRIEVRGEVYFPVADFAAFNEARVEAGEKTFVNARNAAAGSLRQKDPTETAKRPLAMVAHGIGFVEAGEDFTEPTTQMGWYEQLRDWGLPVSPYTRVLTGREAIEERIAEIGADRHGLVHEIDGVVVKINDLDLQRSLGSTSRTPRWAAAYKFPPEEVHTRLLDIRVQVGRTGRVTPYGVMESVLVAGSNVARATLHNAQEVARKGVLIGDLVVLRKAGDVIPEIVAPVEDARNGSERPFVMPTECPSCGTTLVQEKEGDVDLRCPNKGLCPAQITERLAHVGARSALDVEGLGDESALAMTQPENDRDEVAAALVAGHSVTLEDGTVLILEGGRELPHGEQITRAEELLPAPQAPALRTEAALFDLRAEDLRDVMVWKPVKKKGEETGDWKQVRYFWTKAYKTRKLRGQTIFEPIEPSASKGTEKMLAELDKAKSQPLARVLVALSIRHVGPTAARALAEKFLTMDALRAASVEELSAVEGVGEEIGRSLRDWFTVDWHLEVLEAWARAGVRMADEAPEPASDVLAGLTIVVSGAMPGYDREGAKEAITSRGGKAAGSVSKKTSLVVAGPGAGSKAAKAEALGVPVITERQFADLLEGGLAAVGL
- a CDS encoding phospholipase D-like domain-containing protein, yielding MAFSQRRQLTRQTWSIVKKAGIALLAAQAAAVVTVHAIDRMRTARIPGGVHGFPTLPPADTQIGNTVARTYTEGTSLYADMLEAIEGATHHIYFETFIWRSDRWGQRFKDALIAAAERGVEVFCVWDGFGVLNQDPRFYKFPVMPNLHVRKFPTLRSGFFTLNIRRTGQDHRKILVVDGEVGFVGGYNIGDPFANEWRDTHVRITGEAVWELENGFVDFWNHFRPATSPELPDQGARAWSADVTAQFNLPHYLLFPIRGMYIDAIERATDRVLITTAYFIPDREVLGSLIAAARRGVRVQVLIPEYSNHILADWVARPYYGELLREGVEIWLYRHAMVHSKTMTVDGRWSTIGTANIDRLSMRGNYEVCLQFFSRPLAARMEEIFANDLTTARRLTIDEWEKRSMITRVGEVLLGPFEPFV